The window CTCAAGGAGCTCACCCTCAAGCTTTGCATATTCGGGCATCGGATGACGCTGATCGATCGACCGCGTGAGTGCCTTCTTCGAGAGAAGTGCCGCCTGATCCATCGTACCGCCGATGCCGACACCGACCACCTCGGGCGGACACGGATTCGGACCTGCGTGCTGAATGATCTCCATGACCGCCTTCTTCACGCCCTCGACACCATCCGCAGGAACGAGCATCTTGACACCGGACTTGTTTTCCGAGCCAAAGCCCTTCGGTGCGATGGTGATGCTGAGCTGATCTCCCGCAACGATCTTCGTATAGATCACGCCCGGCGTATTGTTCTGGGTGTTCTTGCGGTTGAAGAGCGGCTCTGCAACGACCGACTTGCGCAGATAGCCCTCCGTGTAGCCCTTCGCAATCCCGGCGTTGATCGCGTCCTCAAGAAGCCCATCGACAATGTGAAGATCCTGCCCGATCTCAACAAAGACGATCGTCATGCCCGTATCCTGGCAATACGGGCGGTCTTCCGCGCGTGCGATCTCTGCGTTGCGAATGATCTGATCCAAAACGACCTTTCCTACGGGTGACTCCTCCGTCTCTCGCCCCTTTTTGAGCCCCTCGTAGACATCATTTGGGAGATAGTACGCCGCTTCCTTGCACATCTCGGCGACGTTCTCCGTGATCTCTTTTGCGCTTAGCTCTCGCAAAATAATCCCTCCTATAAATATAACTTATACACAGGTTGATTAGACTATATCATATTTTTTTCTTGCTTTCAAGTCTTTCAAATTTCCTGTAAAGCCTTGAAAAAAGTGAATCTCATTCAATTTGGGAATGAGATTCACAAGCTGGAATAATATCGTTCTTTTATTTTTTATCTTATTGTTTTATATTTCAATCGAATTGTTTTACCGAGATCAATTTATTGTTTATCATGTATTTGTTATTATACATATAAAATCCATATCATAAGATATGGATTTTATATGGTAAATTTTTTTGAAAATTTTTTATTCAGTGGAAATCTTGATATGGCGCAGAAAACGCACAAATGCACTCTCCTAAATGCGAATGAGATTCACCCGTGGACTTTTCCCCTCATTCAAATCCACAAGCATGAACGAACCGCGCCGCTCATCACGCGGACGTGCGATGCTGCCGGGATTGAGCACGGTCACATCACCGCGTTCCTCAAGAGCAATGTGCGTATGTCCGTAGACGGCGATGTCCGCCCCCGCCTCACACGCCGCCGCTGCAAGCAGTTCCGTGTCAAAGCGCACGTTAAAGAGGTGTCCATGCGTGAGGAAGATACGATGTCCCGCAGCCTCTACCACCGTTTCATCATAGACACCATCGAGAAAGAGATCACAGTTGCCGAGCACACGCACGACACGTCTGCCGGACAGGATCTCCAAATCGTCCGCATCGGGCGCAAAGTCCCCGGCGTGCAGCCACAGTTCCGCCTCCGCTGCACCGGGGACGGCAAGCATATCTTCGAATACGCGTGTGTTTCCATGACTATCGCTGACAATTCCGATTCTCATAACAAGCTCCGATCTGTACACACGTCATCATTTTGTGGAAAGGAGCACACGCAGCCGCTCCTTCATGATCTGCAGTGCCGCACCGCGATGACTGATCGCATGTTTTTCTTCCCGTGAAAGTTCCGCCATCGTACGCCCGTCCGTCCGATAGAAATACGGATCATAGCCAAATCCCCCCGTTCCGCGTGCCGCCGGACGGATGAAGCCTGTACACGCGCCCTCTGCGGCGAGTTCGCGTCCATCCGGGAGCGCAAGCACGAGCGCGCAGTGATAGGCGGCAGCGGCGTTCTCCGTGTCATGTGCCCGAATTTCCGCGATCAGCTTCGCGTTGTTCGCCGCGTCATCACCGTGCACGCCTGCATAACGCGCCGAGTAAACACCGGGCGCACCATCCAGCACCTCCACCGAGAGACCAGAATCGTCGGCAAGCGCGGCAATCCCTGTTTTCTCCATATAGTAATGCGCCTTGATGCGCGCATTCTCCAGAAAGGTCGTCCCATCCTCGACCGGTTCTTCGATTTCTCCTGCCTCCGGCAGCACCTTGCTCAGCTGCGAAAGCGGAACGAGGCACACGGGCAGCCCATCAAATGCATTCTCTATCTCACGCACCTTGCCCTCGTTCGACGTGGCAATCAATATCGTTGTATCCATGCTATCCCTCCCGTCCCGGCAGCCATGACAGAGTTTCACCAAGCGCCACTTTTTGATGGTCGATCAGCTGCCGTATTCCGCATTCTCCGAGGTCAAAGAGCGCATTCATCTCTGCACGTGAAAATGCACGTCCCTCGCCCGTCCCCTGCACCTCGACAAATTCTCCCGCGCCTGTCATGACGAGGTTCATATCGACCATCGCCGTGGAATCCTCCGCATAACAGATGTCAAGGAGCGGCGTGTTCTCCGCGTCGATACCGACGCTGACCGCAGCCACATAGTCCCGCACAGGAAAGACGCCGCGCTTCGTGTAAAACGTCGCACACGCCTCCACAAGCGCGACGAACGCCCCTGTGATGGATGCCGTACGCGTCCCGCCGTCCGCCTGAAGCACGTCGCAGTCAATGTGGATCGTGCGCTCCCCGAGCGCCTTCGGATCGACAACGGCACGCAGAGCGCGTCCGATAAGACGCTGAATCTCCTGTGTGCGTCCCGTCTGATGTCCACGCATCACCTCACGCGCCGTACGCTCCGTCCCCGCCCCCGGCAGCATGGAATACTCTGCCGTCACCCAGCCCGTCCCCGAGCCCTTCAAAAAGAACGGCACGCGCTCCTCCACGGTCGCAGCGCACACAACGCGCGTGTGCCCCGTTTCGATGAGCGCAGAGCCGGCGGGATAACGCTGATAGCCGCGCTCGATCCGTACGGGGCGCAACTGGTCGGCACGCCTCAGATCTCTTCTTGGCATGAATGTATTTCTCCTTTATGAGATTCGTCCAAAAAAGCGGGAAGAAGGCACTTCCCGCTCCGATGATTTGCGTTACGCCGTATGGGTCTCCTGATACTGCCGATAGTTCTTGATGATGCAGATCGGCGTTTTCTGCGAGGCGTTGCCAAACGGATTGTCGAGCAGGAGTTTTGCCGCAAGCGCACCGTTCACACCTTTGGATACACCAACCACGCGCGAGCGTTTCAGATCGTTCACATCTGCGATCATGCCGCCGAATGCGCCCACACGGTCGCGAATCCGCGTGGCGACCACATCCGGCTCGGCAGGGCCGTAGACAACCACCTTGTCGAACGGCGGCATCGTTCCCGTCACGTCGTCGATGAGCGCCGCCTCCTTGCCGCCCCACTGGTAAAACAGCCCCTTTTTGCCGACGAGCTTTCCGAGGAATCCCGCAAAAAGCGCAGCGGTGACGCGCCACTTCCCCTCCACATCCATAAGGGACTGCATCCCATGCGGCGTTGCAAGACTGCCGTAGTCCGGAATAAAGCGGCACAGGAATTTTGCCATACCGGAAATATGCAGTTCCTCCGGGCGGACAAAGCGCCCCTGTGTCACGGCGACCACGCTCTCGGCGCAGCAGACGAGATCATCCGCCGTCACCTTGTTTCCCGCATAGTACTCGATGGCGTCCACGATGTCGTCTGCATCGGTCAGAATCCGCGTCGGAACAGGAAGGATCTTGATCTCAGCCATTCTTTCGTCCTCCTTCCTGTACGAGCGCAACACCCGCAAGCGTGGCGATTTCTGCCGCTGTGATCTTCAGAATCACCTTGCAATAATGCGCCGGAACACGCCCCGTTTCCTGGTAGATGAAATCCATACGAAAATCCGGCATATGGGCAATCGCCTCCGTAAGAGAACGCCCCTTGCGCCCCTCGATGGACAGCTTGAGCACGAAATCAAGGCGCTCATTTTTCTGAATGACGACCGCTTCAAAATAGTCGTCCTCACGCGGCGCATTTGCCATCTCCACCTTGCCGCGCACCAGCGCGCCGTCGTACTGCTCATAGGGCAGCTGTACGCGCAGAATCGCATCCATAACGACACCGCATTGCTCCCCCTCGTTCACAACGGGTAGCGTCGCACCGATCACGAGTCTGTCCTCCGTGCGTTCAACCACGGAAAACGGCGTCATTTCCTCCTTTTTGACGACGATCTCCTCCGCTCCGAAAAAGGCAAAAAACGCCTTCTTTCCGAGCTCCACAAAGACCAGCAATGCAAACAGCCAGTACGTCCACCATATAAATTCAATATCCAATGTCCCGTCCCTCTTTCTCCTGTGCCATTGCCGCCGCAAGCGGCTCATAGAACTCCTTCGGCAGACGTGTGATGCGCCCCGTTGCGCGCACAGTGAACACGTTTTCCGAAAACCCCGTCACAAGCAGTGTTCCCGCCGCATTCAGAATGCGGTAGGAGAACGCCATCTTCGCCTTGGTGAGCGCCGTCGCCGTGGTCTCGATCACGAGGTCGTCATCGAAATGTCCCGGCGCGTGAAACTCTGCCCCGACCTTCGTGATGGGGAATACATAGCCCGCCTCCATCAGCGCACCGAGCGTAATGCCAATGCGGCGCAGATAAGCGACACGTCCGATCTCGAACCAACGGATGTAGTTGGCGTGATGCACCACCTCCATGGCATCCGTATCGTAGAAATTCACTCGATGCTTTGCACAAACCGGCATACGTGCTCCCCTCCTTCAGACAATCTCCTCCATGCACGCAGCTCGTGCAAGATAGCTCTCAATACGCGCCAACGACTCCGCACCCGCGACTGCTCTGCCGGACTCGAAGAAGCGGCATACTGCCGTCTGCGTCCCCGGCAGAACAGTTGTGAGCCCCGTCCGCCGCGCCAGTTCTTCGACCGTCCCCTCGTTGCCATCCACAAAGCCCACCGTCTTTGGCAGAAGCCGCCGCAGAGTATCCTTGAAATAATTGAAATGGGTGCAGCCAAGCACGATGGCAGAGTAGTTCCGCAGATCGTAGGGCGTGAGTGCGTTCCACAGGTACTCCTCCACGCGCGGAGAAACGAACTCACACCGTTCCGCAAACTCCACAAGGCGCGGCAGTGCGAGAAGATCGACAAGATTCTTCTCATCATATGCTGAAACAAGGCGACGCAGCTTCTCCCCGTTTATCGTAATGGGTGTCGCTGTCACGAGCACACGCCGCCCAGCATCCTGCTCCAGTGCCTTTTTCACCGCCGGCTCCATACCGATAATCGGTACATCATAAAGCCGCCGCATCTCGTCCACGGCGACTGAGGTCGCCGTATTGCACGCAACGACAACGGCATCTGCCTTCTGCTTCTCGACAAGGAAGTGGAATGCCGCGCGTACAAATCCACGTACGGCAGGAACGGACTTCGTCCCATAGGGTACATGGTCACGATCAGCAAAGAACAGGAATTCCTCGGACGGGAGCACGCACCGCGCGTGACTGAGCACCGTCAATCCACCAATCCCCGAATCAAATAGAGCAATGCGCATATGCCCATCTCCTCCTGTGCTCCAATGACATTTTCTTATTATAGCAAGTTCTTACGGCTTTGACAAATCCACTCCATTCCTGTTATAATCGGCTCGTTACACTTTTATAATATCTTTTTTAGAGAGAAGTCTTTGCCGATGAAACGCCGCCTCAGAAAACAAGAATACATCTTCGTCGCCTCCCTGCTGTTCGGGCTGGTATTCGGCGCGGGCAATCTCATCTTTCCCGCCTCGATGGGACAGCAGGCGAGTACGGCGATGCTGCCCGCACTCATCGGGTTCTGCATTACGGGGGTGGGGCTTCCGCTCCTTGGAATCGCAGCGATCAGCATCACGGCGAGCGAAAGTCTCTTTGACATCGGGATGAAAATTGGCCGTCGCTTTGCCTACGGTTTTACCTGTGCGCTCTATCTCTGCATCGGGCCGCTCTTTGCGATTCCGCGTACCGCAACTGTCTCGTTTCAAGTCGGTGCCTCCCCCTTTCTCGCGGAGGATGGGCAGACGCTCGGACTGCTGCTCTTTACGCTGCTTTTCTTTGCCCTCGTTCTTTACTTCTCCCTGCGTCCCTCGGGCATCCTCATCTGGATCGGCAAGGTGCTCAACCCGCTCTTTCTACTTTTTCTCGGTATTTTGATTGTTACGGCGATGGTACGTCCGATGGGCACAATATGGGATGCAGAGCCGGTCGGCGCATACGCCGAGCACGCCTTTTTCACAGGGCTGCTCGAAGGCTACAATACGATGGATGTGCTCGCCGCACTCGCGTTCGGCAGTATTCTCGTAAATGCGATCAAACGCCTTGGACTGTCAGAGCCAAAGGATCTCTCCTACAGCACGATCATCTCCGGTATGTTCAGCACGGCACTGATGGCGCTCATCTATCTTGCGCTCACTTATGTCGGCGCACAGAGCCGGACGATCTACGGTCTGGACGCGAACGGCGGTGACGTGCTTGCCCACATTGCCGCACATTACTTTGGTGCGTTCGGCGGTATCCTGCTCGGCATCACGATTACCTGCGCCTGTCTTAAAACCGCCATCGGGCTGGTCACTGCGTGCAGCACGACGTTTTCCGACCTGTTCCCGCGCTCTCTTTCCTATCCGAAATACGCCGTCGTCTTTTCCCTCTTTTCCTTTGCAATCTCGAATGTCGGTCTGAGCAAGATCATCGCCTACTCTCTGCCCGTACTCTACTTCCTCTATCCGCTCGCCATTGTCATCATCGCCCTCTGTCTCATCGAGGGAGTTCTCGGCTACCATCGTCCGCTCTTTGTCTGGACGATCACAGGAACCGCCATTGCGGCGGCGGTTGACTTCGTACGTGCGCTACCGCCGGGCATACGGGATGTCCTGTATGTGCATACGATCGGCGATGCACTTCCCTTTGCAGACATCGGGATGGGCTGGGTTGTGCCTTCCCTCATCGGCTTTGCCGTCGGAGTGATGGTTCTTGCACGGCAAAGACTTGACAGCACGCCGTAATTTCTGATACAATAGCAACGCTTTAGGGAGAGGTGTCCGAGCGGTTTAAGGAGCCGGTCTTGAAAACCGGTGATGCGGCAACGCACCGTGGGTTCGAATCCCACCCTCTCCGCCATATGTCGAAATGCAAAAGACGACTGCACGCGCAGTCGTCTTTTTGGTATGCGTATGCTGTTTACAGCGTTCCGAAGATGCGGTCACCCGCGTCGCCAAGCCCCGGAACGATATAGCCATGCTCGTTGAGACATGTGTCGACAGCGGCGACGTAGATGGGTACATCGGGATGATCCGCAGCCACACGGCGGATGCCTTCGGGTGCGGAAACAAGGCACATGAGGATGATGTTCTTCGCCCCCTTCTCCTTGAGCAGGGTGAGTGCCGCCGAGGCACTGCCGCCCGTGGCGAGCATGGGATCGGGCACGATGAGGGTACGATCCTCCACGCCGCTCGGCAGCTTGGCGTAGTACTCGACCGGTCTCAGCGTGTCCGGATCGCGGTAGAGCCCGATGTGTCCCACACGCGCGGCGGGAACAAGCGTCAGGATGCCGTCGAGCATCCCGAGACCCGCGCGGAGAATCGGAACGATGCCGAGCTTCTTGCCCGCGAGCATCTTCGCATGACAGGCTGCGACAGGTGTTTCGATCTCCACATCGCGCAGCGGGAAATCACGCGTGATTTCGTACGCCATGAGCATTGCAATCTCCGAGAGCAGCTCACGAAACTCCTTCGTCCCCGTCTCCTTTTGGCGCATAATTGTCAGCTTGTGCTGAATGAGCGGATGATCGACGAGATGGAGACTCGGGACATCGGACGGATGAAATGTATCAGCCATGGGAGAGGCTTCCTTTCTTTCGGTAATGATTATTCGTACAGAGGATACTTCTCACAGAGCGCGGCGACGCGGCGACGCGCCTCCTCCTGACGTGCCGTGTCGGCCGGCGCATCGAGGACGTGCGCGATAATCCGCGCGACCTCACGCATATCCTCCTCGTTAAATCCGCGCGTTGTGAGCGCGGGAGAGCCGAGACGGATACCGCTCGTGATGAACGGGCTGCGTGGCTCGAACGGGATCGTATTGCGGTTCGCCGTGATGTTCACCTCGTCGAGGAGGTTCTGCGCCTCCTTGCCCGTGATGTCCTTATTGGTTAAATCGACGAGCATGACGTGCGTATCCGTACCGCCCGACACGATGCGGCAGCCGTGCTGCATCAGTTCATCTGCGAGTGCCGCCGCATTCCTTACCACCTGTGCGCCGTACTCCTTGAACGAGGGCGCGAGTGCCTCACCGAACGCGACCGCCTTTGCCGCAATGACGTGCATCAAAGGGCCGCCCTGGATGCCGGGAAATACCGCCTTGTTGATCTTTTTCCCCAGCTCCTCGTCGCGTCCGAGGATGAGGCCGCCGCGCGGACCGCGCAGGGTCTTGTGCGTCGTCGAAGTCACAACATCGGCATAGGGGATGGGGCTCGGGTGCTGCCCTGCGGCAACCAGTCCCGCAATGTGCGCCATATCCACCATAAAGTACGCGCCGACCGCCGCTGCAATTGCACGGATACGCGCGAAGTCGATCGTACGCGCATATGCGGATGCACCGGCAATAATCATCTTCGGCTTGTGTTCCTTGGCAAGCATCTCAAGTGCATCATAGTCAATGCGCTCCGTCTCGCGATCCACACCGTAGGGAATGACCTTGTAGTACGTGCCCGAGATATTGACAGGGCTGCCGTGCGTCAGATGTCCGCCGTCCGTCAGATTCATCCCGAGAATCGTGTCGCCCGGCTGCAGGAGTGCAAAGAACACCGCCATGTTCGCCTGTGCGCCCGAGTGCGGCTGCACATTCGCCCAATTTGCTCCAAACAGCTCCTTCGCACGGTCAATGGCAAGCTGTTCCACGACATCAACGTACTCACAGCCGCCGTAGTACCGCTTGCCGGGATAGCCCTCCGCATACTTGTTCGTGAGGACACTGCCCTGTGCCTCCATAACGGCACGGCTTACGATGTTCTCCGAGGCGATGAGTTCCAGCTTCGTACGCTGGCGGTTCAGCTCCTGCCCGATTGCCGCATACACCTGCGGATCGGTTTTTCCCAATGCATCCATAATGCTCATAGAACGCTCCTTACCCTTCTTTCCGATTCTGCAGTGCCATGATCTTTTCGACGCGGCGTGCATGACGACCGCCCTCGAACGCCGTACGCATCCATGCACGCACAATTTCCCCCGCAGGACCAAACCCCGTCACACGTCCGCCGAGGGCAAGCACATTCGCATCATTGTGCTTGCGTGACTGGATTGCCGAATAGACATCCGTACAGAGCGCGGCACGAATGCCGTCAATCTTGTTTGCCGCGATAGCGATACCGATGCCCGTCCCGCAGAGCACGATGCCGCGATCCGCCTTTCCGGAAACGACATCGGCACAGACCTTCTCCGCAATGTCCGGATAGTCGACAGCCTCCTTGCCGAACGTACCGACATCCTTCACCTTCACATCGCTGAACTCATGCAGAACCATCTTGACCTCATCTTTGAGTTCCACCGCTCCATGGTCGCTTCCAATCGTAATATTCATGGTGAACGTCCCCCTTTTCGCATTGATACCATCTTCATTCTAGCATAAAAAAATCGAAAATAACAGACTGTCAGCGTTGAAAACGCGCACGGACAACAAGCGACAAAAAGAAAATTACGGCTGCCGATGCCACGATTGCCGCTCCTGCGGCAATGCCGAGATAATACGCCGAAAAAAGCCCAATCATCCCTGAAAATAGTGCGATCATCACCGCAAAAAGATGATACTCCTTGACGCTCCGTGCAAGATTGCGTGCGGCAGCTCCCGGCAGGACGAGCAGCGCGTTGATGATGAGAATGCCGACCCACTGGATGCTCACAGCTACCACCACGGCAAGCAGTGCGGCAAACATGGATTCAACGGCAATGACAGAGACACCGCGGCTGCGTGCGAGCGACGGATTGACCGAAAGCAGGAGCAGCCGATTAAAGAGGAGCACCCACCCGAGGAGGACGAGCGTATCCACCGCCAGCAAGCCGCCGAGATCGACCGGTGTAATGCTCAGAATATCGCCGATGAGGAGCGGCGAGAACTTTGAGAATCCTCCGCCGTGGCTCATAATCATAAGCCCGACGGCGATTGCCGTCGAGGAGAAAACCCCGATCACCGTATCCGCCGAGGCCGCCGTACGGTGCTTGATCCATGTGATGAGCAGGGCGAACAGAACGGAGAAGATGATGAGTGAGGTAAGCGGCGCAAACGCGCCAACAAGCGCCCCGATGGCAATGCCCGTGAACGCCCCATGTCCGAGCGAGTCCGAGAAGAACGCCATACGGCTTGAAACGACCATCGTCGAGAGCAGTCCAAAAAGAGGTGTCATCAGAAGGATGGCAAGAAGCGCATTCTTCATGAATGTGTACTCCATCCACGCAAACGGCAGAAGCGTGTCAAGCACGTTGTAGATCAGTTCCATGCCTCTCCCCCGTCTGCTTCCGCCCGCGCTTTGAGATGGCGCAGATCCGGCAAAATGCCAAAGAGATGCTCCATCTGTGGGTCGGCAAAGACCTCATGCGGGGTTCCCGCCGCCGCAATTCCATGATTCATCAGTACGACCTTATCCGCATGACGCGCCACCATACCGAGATCATGGGAGATGAGGAGAATGGCAAGATCCTCCTGTGCACGCAGCTGTCCGACAATCTCATAAAAACGTGCAAGCCCGCTTTGATCGACACCTGAAACCGGCTCGTCGAGAAGCAGGAGGTTCGGCATGGGGTCGAGCGCGAGCGCGAGCAGGACGCGCTGCAGCTCCCCGCCCGAGAGTGCACCGAGACGGCGGTCGATCAGATGCTCCGCACGCACGCGGGCTAGGTTTTCCACGATACGGGCGCGCAAACCGCGTACGGGAAAGAGCCAAACGGGGCGCGCGGACAGGCACGCCATAAAGAGATCCTGCACCGTGGTCGGCGCACTCACATCCAGCCGCAGATACTGCGGCACACAGCCGATGACAGGACGCATACGCCGATCATCCGCATCAACGAAGCGCAGATGCCCCGTATGGGGAATCTCGCCGAGGATCGCACGCAGCAGCGTACTCTTTCCCGCACCGTTCGGGCCGATAATCGCCGTCATCTCCCCGCAGTGAAAATGGAGGTTTACATGCGAAAAGACCTCGAACGTCCCAAACGAGACACCGAAGTCCTCGATTTTGGTACAGCAGAAATGCGCACAGCCCTCCGCCGCCCCTCTATGATGAAAAATATGCCTGAGCATGGTGATCCTTTACTTGGTTTCGCCAAATTGATTGTAACGATGAAATGTCGTGAGGAATGCCCCTAAACGAACCCTAGTGAAGCAAGTGAGTAAAGTGTGCGGTACGCCCCGACGGATTTCTTTCGTTCAAGCGAAGCGCGTTTAAGAAGTCCGTCGGTATTTAAGCGTACAAGCACACGATCACTTGCGTAACGAGGTGTTCGTGTGGGGCTTCCTCACCAAACGATAATGCCTTCAGGACTTTATACGACTATAGTCGTCTAGTTCAATCCGTCAGCCGTCGGAACTTCCACGTCCCGACGGCGATGCCGAGCACGGCATAGCTCACGACGACCACGAGCGAGAGCGCGGAGAAGTCCCCCGTCAGCCCGAGACTGCGCAGAAGATGACTTGTATGCGTCAGCGGCAGCGCCTCCACGAACCAGCGCACCACATCCGGCAGTGCCGCCGTCGAAAAGAACGTCCCACAGAGGAACGACATCGGCAGCAGCACATAGAGGTTGACTTGACTCATCTCCTCATAGGATGGGGTATACATCGCCGCAAGAAATCCGATCTCCGCAAAGATCATGCAGTTCAGCGTAAGCACGAGGAGAAAGAGCGGCGTGATCGTAAAATGTGCGCCAAAAAGACGGCTCAGCACAACGATGATCGCCGAAGAGATCAGCCCGCGCAGAACAGATCCCGCCACCTTTCCGATGACGAACGCATCGGGGCGGATCGGAGCGATCAGATACTCCTCAAGACTTCTGTGGTAGACACGCTCCGCATGAACAGAGATAATGCTGTTAAAGCTGATGTTCATGGAGTTCATCGCCAGCAGCCCCGGCACGAGAAAGTCCAGATACGATCCGGTGCCAACGTCAATGCTGCGCCCGAGCCCCCAGCCGAATGCGATGAGGAACATCAGCGGCGAGACCATGCGGCTCAGCACATATTTGATCAGACGGCGCCGCAGCACAACCCAGTCGCGCCAGAACACCGTCCATATATCGCCGAGCATCACAGCCCCTCCTTTCGCCCCGTCAGCTCGATGAACACATCTTCGAGATTCGTCGGACGCAGCAGAACGCGCTGCATCTGCTCCTCAAGTGTACGCGCATGAGTGCGTGCCTCCTCGCGCGTGCGAAAAAAGCGATAGGTGCGTCCATCCGCCCCATCCCACTCCACCGCATACGCGCCGAGATTCTCGCAGAATGCACGCGGCGTCCGCACGTCGATGAGTGTCCCCCTGTTGATGATGGACACGCGATCGCAGAGTGCCTCCGCCTCCTCGATATAGTGCGTTGTGAGGAGGACAGTCACGCCGTTCTTTGCGATCTCGCGCACAAGATCCCAGATATGCCGTCGGATCTGCGGGTCGAGTGCCACTGTCGGTTCATCGAGGAAGAGCACCTGCGGGCGATGAATCAAGGCACGCGCGATCAGCAGCCGCCGCTTCATCCCGCCCGAGAGACGGCGCACATTATCGTTGCGTACCTCCGTCAGCTCCATCTCTGCGAGCAGTTTCCCAATCCGTGCCGTACGCTCCGCACGGCCGATATGGAAAAGACGCGCGTGCAATTCCAAATTGTCCCATACCGTGAGTTCCTGATCGAAATTGACCTGCTGCGGCACAACACCGATGCGTTCCTTGATGACGCACGGATCGCCGCTGATGTCCTGTCCGCCGATACGGATTTTTCCGCTCGTCGGATGTGTCTGCATGGTGAGCATACGGATGATCGTCGTCTTGCCCGCACCGTTTGGGCCCAAGAGGCCGAACACCTCGCCGCGCCGAACGGAAAGCGAAATCCCCGCAACCGCCGTTTTCCACGTTTTTTCCTGCGCTGCATTCGTGTGCGGAAATTTTTTGACGAGATTCTCCATTTCGATCATCATGAGTTCCATGGTCTTCAATCCGCCCGAAACTGGATCCCCGCCACGAGGCGTGCCTTCTCCATCACCGCCATCACCGTGCGCGTGGTTTGCAGCCCCTCCTCCACGCTTCGATAGTCCTTTCGTGCAAAAATATCCCGCATCGTCTCGAACTCGTGCACCATACGGTGCTCATGACGGTTCAGCGCATACGTCTCCGGCGCTCTGCCGCGCAGTCCGATGGTGAAGGAAGCGAGCTCGTTCGGTGTCCCCTCGGCGCGAATCCAGCCCGCCTCCCCCTGGATCAGGAAGAACGACGGACTGGAGCTGTCCTTTGCCGCCGCCGCCGTTGCAACAAAACCGTCATAGCGCAGAGCCAGGATGCCCGAGGTATCAATCCCGTTAAAGCCGATATTTGCACCGTAGTTCGCAGACTTCGGCCGCCCGAACAGGGCGACAATGAGCGAGAGATTATAGACATTCAGATCGTAGAGCGCCCCGCCCGAGAGGGCAGGGTCAAACGCAGGGGCAACATCGCGTGCAAGATAGCGTTCGTAACGGCTGGAGTACTGCGAGAAATTCGCCTGTACCATGCGGATGAGCCCAAGGCGCGGAAGTGCCTCCAAGA of the Selenomonas dianae genome contains:
- the upp gene encoding uracil phosphoribosyltransferase yields the protein MADTFHPSDVPSLHLVDHPLIQHKLTIMRQKETGTKEFRELLSEIAMLMAYEITRDFPLRDVEIETPVAACHAKMLAGKKLGIVPILRAGLGMLDGILTLVPAARVGHIGLYRDPDTLRPVEYYAKLPSGVEDRTLIVPDPMLATGGSASAALTLLKEKGAKNIILMCLVSAPEGIRRVAADHPDVPIYVAAVDTCLNEHGYIVPGLGDAGDRIFGTL
- the glyA gene encoding serine hydroxymethyltransferase; the encoded protein is MSIMDALGKTDPQVYAAIGQELNRQRTKLELIASENIVSRAVMEAQGSVLTNKYAEGYPGKRYYGGCEYVDVVEQLAIDRAKELFGANWANVQPHSGAQANMAVFFALLQPGDTILGMNLTDGGHLTHGSPVNISGTYYKVIPYGVDRETERIDYDALEMLAKEHKPKMIIAGASAYARTIDFARIRAIAAAVGAYFMVDMAHIAGLVAAGQHPSPIPYADVVTSTTHKTLRGPRGGLILGRDEELGKKINKAVFPGIQGGPLMHVIAAKAVAFGEALAPSFKEYGAQVVRNAAALADELMQHGCRIVSGGTDTHVMLVDLTNKDITGKEAQNLLDEVNITANRNTIPFEPRSPFITSGIRLGSPALTTRGFNEEDMREVARIIAHVLDAPADTARQEEARRRVAALCEKYPLYE
- the rpiB gene encoding ribose 5-phosphate isomerase B codes for the protein MNITIGSDHGAVELKDEVKMVLHEFSDVKVKDVGTFGKEAVDYPDIAEKVCADVVSGKADRGIVLCGTGIGIAIAANKIDGIRAALCTDVYSAIQSRKHNDANVLALGGRVTGFGPAGEIVRAWMRTAFEGGRHARRVEKIMALQNRKEG
- a CDS encoding metal ABC transporter permease; translated protein: MELIYNVLDTLLPFAWMEYTFMKNALLAILLMTPLFGLLSTMVVSSRMAFFSDSLGHGAFTGIAIGALVGAFAPLTSLIIFSVLFALLITWIKHRTAASADTVIGVFSSTAIAVGLMIMSHGGGFSKFSPLLIGDILSITPVDLGGLLAVDTLVLLGWVLLFNRLLLLSVNPSLARSRGVSVIAVESMFAALLAVVVAVSIQWVGILIINALLVLPGAAARNLARSVKEYHLFAVMIALFSGMIGLFSAYYLGIAAGAAIVASAAVIFFLSLVVRARFQR
- a CDS encoding metal ABC transporter ATP-binding protein; amino-acid sequence: MLRHIFHHRGAAEGCAHFCCTKIEDFGVSFGTFEVFSHVNLHFHCGEMTAIIGPNGAGKSTLLRAILGEIPHTGHLRFVDADDRRMRPVIGCVPQYLRLDVSAPTTVQDLFMACLSARPVWLFPVRGLRARIVENLARVRAEHLIDRRLGALSGGELQRVLLALALDPMPNLLLLDEPVSGVDQSGLARFYEIVGQLRAQEDLAILLISHDLGMVARHADKVVLMNHGIAAAGTPHEVFADPQMEHLFGILPDLRHLKARAEADGGEAWN
- a CDS encoding ABC transporter permease, producing MLGDIWTVFWRDWVVLRRRLIKYVLSRMVSPLMFLIAFGWGLGRSIDVGTGSYLDFLVPGLLAMNSMNISFNSIISVHAERVYHRSLEEYLIAPIRPDAFVIGKVAGSVLRGLISSAIIVVLSRLFGAHFTITPLFLLVLTLNCMIFAEIGFLAAMYTPSYEEMSQVNLYVLLPMSFLCGTFFSTAALPDVVRWFVEALPLTHTSHLLRSLGLTGDFSALSLVVVVSYAVLGIAVGTWKFRRLTD
- a CDS encoding ABC transporter ATP-binding protein yields the protein MELMMIEMENLVKKFPHTNAAQEKTWKTAVAGISLSVRRGEVFGLLGPNGAGKTTIIRMLTMQTHPTSGKIRIGGQDISGDPCVIKERIGVVPQQVNFDQELTVWDNLELHARLFHIGRAERTARIGKLLAEMELTEVRNDNVRRLSGGMKRRLLIARALIHRPQVLFLDEPTVALDPQIRRHIWDLVREIAKNGVTVLLTTHYIEEAEALCDRVSIINRGTLIDVRTPRAFCENLGAYAVEWDGADGRTYRFFRTREEARTHARTLEEQMQRVLLRPTNLEDVFIELTGRKEGL